A part of Halobacillus shinanisalinarum genomic DNA contains:
- the essB gene encoding type VII secretion protein EssB: protein MSDVKHSYFHEKTEAVLEKKDDAYLLTFQKARLRLQEELEIELIREVDHELKKEIQVDEDEVNITIHTPSSFIDFKQIHNKPSYAKWLLADQLIKKVEDHRVRRLNLLICPENIVIDSSMEPHFLHYGVTESLPPYEKEEERVFEELKAAVAAAVDRSQSFERYLKYRDTLKLSDVIKEILFAEDTKALRELIERHIRGLENKEKELIKEPKKKWKIRKYMFIGSIVLLVPAFAFVVYSLFFIQPKQAAYIESSEYFLNSNYSEVVATLDRYDSKDMPYVTQFQLASSYIVNESLTDEQKKNIQNTITLQSDNRYFLYWIYIGRGMNEKAVDLARSLEDRDLIMLGLLKLREDIKDDDSLSGEEKQQELDNIQAELDEYVKEKEQQEEEQNQQSENPPNGGQENNEE, encoded by the coding sequence ATGTCAGATGTAAAACATTCCTATTTTCATGAAAAAACGGAAGCAGTTCTAGAGAAGAAGGATGATGCTTATCTCCTTACGTTTCAAAAGGCTCGTCTGAGGTTGCAGGAGGAGCTTGAGATCGAGCTGATTCGTGAGGTTGATCATGAATTGAAAAAAGAGATTCAAGTGGATGAAGATGAGGTTAACATAACGATACATACTCCTTCGTCGTTCATAGATTTTAAACAAATTCACAACAAGCCATCGTATGCCAAATGGCTGCTTGCTGATCAATTGATAAAAAAAGTGGAAGACCATCGTGTGAGAAGGTTGAATCTGTTGATTTGTCCTGAAAATATTGTGATTGATTCTAGTATGGAACCGCATTTTCTTCACTATGGTGTGACAGAAAGTTTGCCCCCTTATGAAAAGGAGGAGGAGCGGGTATTTGAGGAGCTTAAGGCTGCGGTGGCAGCAGCGGTCGATCGTTCACAGAGCTTCGAAAGGTACTTGAAATACCGGGACACGTTAAAGTTATCAGATGTTATAAAAGAAATCCTGTTTGCTGAAGATACCAAAGCATTGCGTGAATTGATTGAACGCCATATTCGGGGCCTTGAAAACAAAGAAAAAGAGCTGATTAAGGAGCCGAAAAAGAAATGGAAAATACGCAAGTATATGTTTATAGGGAGTATCGTGCTTCTCGTACCTGCATTTGCATTTGTGGTTTATTCGTTATTTTTTATCCAGCCTAAACAAGCAGCCTACATAGAGAGTAGTGAGTACTTTTTAAACAGTAATTATAGTGAAGTCGTTGCGACATTAGATCGTTATGATTCAAAAGATATGCCATACGTTACACAGTTTCAATTGGCATCCTCCTATATCGTTAATGAATCATTGACGGACGAGCAGAAGAAAAACATTCAGAACACGATCACTCTTCAGTCTGACAACAGATATTTTCTATATTGGATTTATATTGGCCGTGGCATGAACGAAAAAGCTGTTGATTTGGCAAGGTCTCTCGAAGATCGTGATCTAATTATGTTGGGGCTTCTGAAGCTTCGGGAGGATATTAAAGATGATGATAGTCTTTCAGGTGAAGAAAAACAACAAGAATTAGACAACATACAAGCAGAATTGGATGAGTACGTAAAGGAAAAAGAGCAGCAGGAAGAAGAACAAAACCAGCAATCTGAGAATCCTCCTAATGGGGGACAGGAGAATAA
- a CDS encoding EsaB/YukD family protein: MYIQVSIDLQNYHKKELDLRLSNRSSVKRLIDIVWQVSQLETPPHDGDWIRIVNKQMVCAGSATLEESGITSGDKIEIL, translated from the coding sequence GTGTACATCCAAGTATCTATCGATTTACAAAACTATCATAAGAAAGAGCTAGATTTACGATTATCTAACCGTTCAAGCGTAAAGAGGTTAATCGATATCGTTTGGCAGGTGTCTCAATTGGAAACGCCCCCTCATGATGGAGACTGGATTCGTATTGTTAATAAACAAATGGTTTGCGCCGGGAGCGCTACTCTGGAAGAAAGTGGCATTACTTCCGGTGACAAAATAGAAATCTTGTGA
- a CDS encoding YwqI/YxiC family protein translates to MSHEIKIRSSEVEQALSNLQTTVQVLQALLIKDMAAENQLETADQINELNADLVQLIENYKALLLKNEKETKKSVEAMFKADELLAGPMKR, encoded by the coding sequence GTGAGTCATGAAATCAAGATAAGAAGTAGTGAAGTGGAGCAAGCATTGTCTAATTTACAAACGACCGTACAAGTGTTGCAAGCTCTATTAATAAAAGATATGGCTGCAGAAAATCAATTAGAAACGGCTGATCAGATAAACGAATTGAATGCAGATCTTGTTCAGTTGATTGAAAATTATAAAGCACTGCTTTTAAAAAATGAAAAGGAGACTAAAAAATCTGTAGAAGCCATGTTCAAGGCTGATGAGTTGCTAGCTGGTCCTATGAAAAGGTGA
- a CDS encoding WXG100 family type VII secretion target, protein MSNNIRLTPDELREFARQYNTESSNVQELISRLDGMSGQLQEIWEGASSEAFASQYQELRPSFERMSTLLAEVSQQLNSTATTLEDTDQQIAGQIRG, encoded by the coding sequence ATGTCGAATAACATTCGTTTGACACCTGATGAACTTAGAGAGTTTGCTAGACAGTATAATACCGAAAGTTCCAATGTACAAGAATTGATCTCCCGTTTGGATGGCATGAGCGGCCAGCTGCAAGAAATTTGGGAAGGTGCTTCCAGCGAAGCGTTTGCTTCTCAGTATCAGGAGTTGCGTCCTTCATTTGAACGAATGAGCACGCTGTTAGCTGAAGTATCACAACAATTGAACAGTACAGCTACAACATTAGAAGATACGGATCAGCAAATTGCCGGACAAATTCGCGGCTAA
- a CDS encoding LXG domain-containing protein produces MKVLKASEVLTGIEQSIRKKEQEQEQLLSLRDSMHKVIDLDDALKGEGGAAIKEYFKVLHIPVLLLLNQFLDQYIKSLKDIQMNVRNYETEDGVVREDFITTEVKNGLDRAVQVTQDSVGTINDRFMGISDLIGGSPVSTSQFDSQVDGARSHNQKTIEDLKTVDEENTSKLDEPANELQGVRHLVSKIQGWSKSGIFLNSQEINEVTDYYLKTDSLRDMIIEGEILSAPINSTMGGNHRSIDSAMVDSAKFGALATMQRVKNNLTVSNPQASVPEEYRKSSEPMLGNGLETLGLVAGRPVKSGSTLMQNIYGASQAAKHAKIKALGGSVRKETYFTAQGEQRFRLRLTKPELFGVKKNTYTGYNTNQGKVADVRNLVDGKSSFKNSFKGVAGKVGYLGIGLSAISDVTYGFNHNQSGSQIAGNVVSSTTVGVVSIASSAYLGGKLVHMQVLGQVLLEWQLVSLLVWVYLMC; encoded by the coding sequence ATGAAAGTATTAAAGGCTTCGGAAGTTCTAACCGGTATCGAGCAATCGATTAGAAAAAAAGAACAAGAACAAGAACAACTTCTATCCCTACGTGATTCAATGCACAAGGTGATAGATTTAGATGATGCATTAAAAGGAGAAGGCGGGGCCGCAATCAAAGAGTACTTCAAAGTTCTACATATCCCAGTCCTTCTGCTTCTCAATCAATTCTTAGATCAATATATAAAAAGTTTAAAAGACATACAAATGAATGTTAGAAATTACGAGACAGAAGATGGTGTGGTAAGAGAAGATTTTATTACAACAGAAGTAAAAAATGGCCTCGATAGGGCTGTTCAGGTGACTCAAGACTCTGTCGGTACTATAAATGATCGATTCATGGGAATCAGTGATTTGATTGGTGGTTCGCCAGTCTCTACATCTCAATTCGATTCACAGGTAGACGGTGCAAGGAGCCATAATCAAAAAACGATTGAAGATTTAAAGACTGTAGATGAAGAAAATACTTCGAAACTTGATGAACCTGCCAATGAGTTACAAGGGGTTCGGCATCTTGTTAGTAAAATTCAAGGGTGGTCTAAGAGTGGAATATTCCTAAACAGTCAAGAAATTAATGAAGTAACAGACTATTACCTGAAAACAGATTCCTTAAGGGATATGATTATAGAAGGAGAAATATTATCAGCACCAATTAATTCGACAATGGGTGGTAATCATCGTAGCATAGATAGTGCAATGGTAGATTCAGCTAAATTCGGAGCACTTGCCACTATGCAAAGAGTAAAAAACAATTTAACGGTATCTAACCCACAAGCATCTGTACCAGAGGAATATAGAAAGAGTTCAGAACCGATGTTAGGTAATGGATTAGAGACTTTAGGATTGGTTGCTGGCAGACCGGTCAAATCTGGTAGTACTTTAATGCAAAATATTTATGGTGCTTCTCAAGCCGCTAAACATGCGAAAATCAAGGCTTTGGGAGGTAGCGTTAGAAAAGAGACATACTTTACTGCGCAAGGTGAGCAAAGATTTAGACTTAGACTTACAAAACCTGAATTATTTGGAGTTAAGAAAAATACTTACACAGGGTATAACACTAATCAAGGTAAGGTAGCGGATGTTCGTAATTTAGTTGACGGTAAAAGTAGTTTTAAAAACAGTTTTAAAGGTGTTGCTGGAAAGGTTGGTTATCTAGGAATAGGACTTTCTGCAATTTCCGATGTCACCTATGGTTTTAACCATAATCAATCAGGAAGTCAAATAGCGGGAAATGTGGTTAGTAGTACAACAGTCGGTGTTGTTTCAATAGCATCATCAGCGTATCTTGGGGGCAAATTGGTGCATATGCAGGTGCTTGGGCAGGTCCTGTTGGAGTGGCAGCTGGTTTCATTGTTGGTATGGGTGTATCTTATGTGTTAA
- a CDS encoding YwqI/YxiC family protein translates to MAEIKINRSVAEPVFNDFKSNTNDLDTTKPNLEFNQSTLDFIQKIEEIESTYSQTIRDYKDVLLKAESDAWSNIESFIQIEEAIGSNISKGSGR, encoded by the coding sequence ATGGCGGAAATAAAGATCAACCGCAGCGTTGCTGAGCCGGTCTTTAACGATTTTAAATCAAACACGAATGACTTAGATACCACGAAACCAAATCTAGAATTTAACCAATCAACACTCGATTTTATTCAAAAAATAGAAGAGATTGAAAGCACCTACTCTCAAACAATACGTGATTACAAGGATGTCCTGTTAAAAGCAGAGAGTGATGCATGGTCAAATATTGAATCATTCATTCAAATAGAGGAGGCCATCGGGAGCAATATTAGTAAGGGGTCCGGACGATGA
- a CDS encoding YwqH-like family protein produces the protein MSENEIRVMSLYNDISLLRNNLHDNQEKLQRLRLAKSEISNEQGELSAQKRLLSEPDLSHSLWAGKHATEFLNIRENIEQSYVTIITQQVEALLEDIEGKITQLEHANNGISTSIVSKNETIDQLKTK, from the coding sequence TTGTCAGAAAATGAAATAAGGGTTATGAGTTTGTATAATGATATCTCCTTGCTTCGTAATAATTTGCATGATAATCAGGAAAAATTACAGCGCTTGCGTCTTGCAAAAAGTGAAATATCAAATGAACAGGGAGAACTCTCAGCACAGAAAAGACTCCTATCTGAACCAGATCTATCTCATTCTCTTTGGGCAGGGAAACATGCTACTGAATTTCTAAACATACGTGAAAATATAGAGCAATCCTATGTAACTATTATTACACAACAGGTAGAAGCTTTGCTCGAAGATATCGAAGGGAAAATTACACAGTTAGAGCATGCTAATAATGGGATTTCAACTAGCATAGTGTCAAAAAACGAAACTATAGACCAATTAAAAACTAAATAG